ACACCGATCTCCGGGATCCCGATGTCGTCGCGGTAGTAGGAGGTCATCACGAACTGGTCCCTGCCCGAGCCCTGGGCCGCTGCGGCGACGTACGCCGGGGGCTGGGCCAGGTCGCGCGCCCGCTGCGCCGACACGACGACGAGCGCGACGGCGCCGTCGGACTCCTGGCAGCAGTCGAGCAGGTGCAACGGGTCCGCGATCATCCGGGATGCCTGGTGGTCCTCGAGGGTGATCGGCTTGCCGTAGAAGAAGGCGGCCGGGTTGGTGGCGGCGTGCCTCCGGTCGGCGACCGCGACCCGGCCGAAGTCCGCGGAGGTGGCGCCGTACTCGTGCATGTAGCGGCGGGCCTGCATGGCGACGGTGGCTGCCGGCGTCGATAGACCGAGCGGGTAGGTCCAGGCGTTGTCGAGGCCGTTGGTGTTGACCTGGGCTGCCGCCCAGTTGGAGACCTGCCCGAAGCGGTCGCCGGAGCGCTCGTTGAAGCCGCGGTAGGCGACGACGACGTCCGCGACGCCGGTGGCGACTGCCATGGCGGCCTGCTGGACGGTCGCGCAGGCCGCGCCTCCGCCGTAGTTGATCCGGCTGAAGAAGCGCAGCTCGGGGATACCGAGCTCACGGGCCACGGCGATCTCGGACGAGGTGTCCATGGTGAACGTGACCAGGCCGTCGACGTCGGCGGGGGTGAGGCCGCAGTCGGCGAGGGCGTGCCGCACCGCCTCGACGGAGAGCTGCAGCTCGGAGCGGCCGGACTCCTTGGAGAACTCGGTCGCTCCGATGCCCGCGATGGCGGCCTTGCCGGAGAGGGTGCGCTCGCTCATGCCGCCTGCCCCCTCGGATCGAGCACAGTGACGGTGCCGATCACGTGGTCGCCGAGCGAGACCGCGCCGACCACCTTGATCGTCGCGACGCCGTCCTCGACCGCAGTCACCTCGCCGGAGAAGGTGAAGGTGTCATAGGGGTACGCCGGCGCGCCGAGCCGGATCGCGATCCCCCGGATCTGCACGTCGGGGCCTGCCCAGTCGGTCACATAGCGCTCGCACAGCGCCGTGGACGTCAGGATGTTGACGAAGATGTCCTTCGAGCCGGCCGTCTGGGCGATATCGCGGTCGTGGTGGACATCTTGGAAGTCGCGGGTCGCGATCGCGGTCGAGACGACCAGGGTCGGGGTGATGGGCAGGCTCCACTCGGGAAGCCGGTCTCCCACCTTCAGCGCGCCCACGTTCGATTCGACCGTCATCGGTCCACCTTCGTCCAGATCGGGAGGGTCAGGTCGTCGTCGACCACGTTCCAGCCGACGACCGCGCGGTCCCCGATCTCGACGGGACCGGTCATCTCGGCCACCATCCGCACGCCCTCGTCGAGGTCGAGCAGCGCCACGACCAGGGGCAGCTCCTTGCCGGGCACCTGCGGGGCGTGGTGGACGAGGTAGGAGAAGACGGTGCCGGTGCCGGCGGCCACGACATGGCCGCGGTCGAAGGCGCCGCAGTCCGGGCAGGCCGGGCCGGGCGGATGGCGCAGCACGCCGCACGCGTTGCACTTCTGGATGCGCAGCTCATGGCTCGCTGTGCCCTCGAAGAAGTAGGCGTTGTCCCGGTTGACGACCGGGCGCACCGGGCCGCTCACGCGTCGGCCTTCGCACGCGGGACGAACTTGAGGACCCGGAACAGCATGGTCGCCACGCGCTCACTGCGCCCGTCCGGATGGTCGACGTACCAGGTGTTGCGGGAGGTCACGAAGTAGCCGACGCCCATGCCGGTGGCCTTCGGGCCGACGACGGAGTCCAGCGCGGTGGTGACCCGCAGCCGCTCCCCCACCGTCAGGTAGCGGTCGTAGGACTGCTCGCAGTTGGTGCCGAGGACGGCGGTGAAGCCAGCGTCGGTGAGTGCCCGCATCATCGCGTGCAGCGGGTCGTCCTCGGCCGGTCTTCCGCCCAGGCCGTACATGGTCCAGACCTGGGCCATCGACGGCGGAGCCTCACCCGCCCTGAAGCGCGGGTTGTCGAGGCCGATCGCCTCGAGCCAGTTGTTGATCGTCGGCTGGTTGACCTCGTCGCGGGCGACCCGCTCGGCGGCCTCGCCCCACCCCTGGATCCGCTCCGCCTCGGCCATCACCTTGTCGTGGACGGCGGCCTCCACCAGCGGCTGCTGCTCGTGGGTGCTCATCGGGGCACCCGCGGCAGGCCGAGGCCGAACATCGCGATCAGCTCGCGCTGGACCTCCTGGACCCCGCCACCGAAGGTGAGCACGAGGTTCCGCTTGGCCTGCGCGTCGAGATAGTCGAGCAACTCCTTCGTCTCCTTCTCCCCGGCGTCTCCGTGGCGGTGCACGAGCGAGATGAGATCGGCGAGCAGGTGCTGCACCTGGTCGGAGGCGAACACCTTCGACGACGACGCGTCCGCCACCTTGATCTCGCCGGCGGCCGCGGCGCGCGCGACCTCCCAGTTGAGCAGCTCGTTGATCCGGAACACCGCGGTGGTCCGGCCGAGGACGTCGCGCACGTCGGGGCGGTCGAGCACTCCGGCCGTCCCGGCCCAGCGGACCACCCGGTCGCGCAGGCCCTCGATCCGGCCGGCGGGGCCGAGCATGACCCGCTCGTGGTTGAGCTGCGTGGTGATCAGCCGCCACCCCTGGTTCTCCTCGCCGACGAGCATGTCGACGGGGACCCGGACGTCGTTGAAGTAGGTCGCGTTGACGTGGTGGGAGCCGTCGGCGGTGATGATCGGCGTCCAGCTGTAGCCGGGGTCCTTCGTGTCCACGATCAGGATCGAGATGCCCTTGTGCTTGGGGGCGTCCGGGTCGGTGCGGACCGCGAGCCACAGGTAGTCGGCCTGGTGGCCGCCGGTGGTCCACATCTTCTGCCCGTTGACCACGTAGTGGTCTCCGTCGCGGCGCGCGGTGGTGCGCAGCGAGGCGAGGTCGGTGCCGGCGTCGGGCTCGCTGTAGCCGATCGCGAAGTGCACGTCGCCCTTGAGGATCCGCTCGAGGAAGAGGTCCTTCTGCCGCTGCGTGCCGTAGCGGATCAGGGTCGGGCCGACGGTCTGCAGGGTGACCGACGGCAGATGCACGTCGGCGTACTGCGCCTCGTTGGCGAAGATCGTCTGCTCGACCTCGCCGAGCCCGTGGCCGCCGTACTCCTTCGGCCAGCCGACGCCCATCCAGCCGTCGT
This region of Nocardioides sp. L-11A genomic DNA includes:
- a CDS encoding lipid-transfer protein; the encoded protein is MSERTLSGKAAIAGIGATEFSKESGRSELQLSVEAVRHALADCGLTPADVDGLVTFTMDTSSEIAVARELGIPELRFFSRINYGGGAACATVQQAAMAVATGVADVVVAYRGFNERSGDRFGQVSNWAAAQVNTNGLDNAWTYPLGLSTPAATVAMQARRYMHEYGATSADFGRVAVADRRHAATNPAAFFYGKPITLEDHQASRMIADPLHLLDCCQESDGAVALVVVSAQRARDLAQPPAYVAAAAQGSGRDQFVMTSYYRDDIGIPEIGVVGRELWKQSGLTPADMPMAILYDHFTPYVLMQLEELGFCGRGEAKDFVRDGAIEVGGRLPVNTHGGQLGEAYIHGMNGIAEGVRQIRGTSVNPVADAHHVLVTAGTGVPTSGLILSA
- a CDS encoding MaoC family dehydratase — translated: MTVESNVGALKVGDRLPEWSLPITPTLVVSTAIATRDFQDVHHDRDIAQTAGSKDIFVNILTSTALCERYVTDWAGPDVQIRGIAIRLGAPAYPYDTFTFSGEVTAVEDGVATIKVVGAVSLGDHVIGTVTVLDPRGQAA
- a CDS encoding OB-fold domain-containing protein: MSGPVRPVVNRDNAYFFEGTASHELRIQKCNACGVLRHPPGPACPDCGAFDRGHVVAAGTGTVFSYLVHHAPQVPGKELPLVVALLDLDEGVRMVAEMTGPVEIGDRAVVGWNVVDDDLTLPIWTKVDR